A genomic stretch from Amia ocellicauda isolate fAmiCal2 chromosome 23, fAmiCal2.hap1, whole genome shotgun sequence includes:
- the soul4 gene encoding heme-binding protein soul4 isoform X1: MSKLLSVSVSKVSCRSPGMARITFEDLAALDDEQLDDDDVAQNNPEPMAEEEQERLFAHWQAVASTHQVSLPQEMSGPIQQMTRQNQAQEQEQVPYVPVSRHEKLEEVQYEERVYPAGKWACITKGEDMYEQSISMGFMKLMRYICKENSAGRYLGMTIPVMNEIQMLQDGKGFMKDILTAYYLPAEFQDDPPVPTDSEIAIVQRESIRVLSRVFYGTTTEETISRQISLLWELLGSTDDFHRDVYMVAVYQNPGVPCRRNEIWFIRRDP, from the exons ATGTCCAAACTCTTATCCGTGTCTGTGTCGAAGGTGTCCTGCAGATCCCCGGGAATGGCACGCATCACATTCGAGGACCTCGCCGCGTTGGACGACGAACAgctggatgatgatgatgtcgCGCAGAACAATCCTGAGCCAATGGccgaggaggagcaggagagaCTGTTTGCTCATTGGCAGGCTGTGGCCAGCACACACCAAGTATCCCTCCCACAAG agATGTCTGGTCCGATTCAGCAGATGACAAGACAAAACCAAGCACAAGAGCAAGAGCAAGTTCCTTATGTGCCGGTATCTCGGCATGAAAAG CTGGAGGAAGTGCAGTATGAGGAGAGGGTGTATCCAGCTGGAAAGTGGGCCTGTATCACCAAGGGAGAGGACATGTATGAGCAGAGCATTTCTATGGGCTTCATGAAACTCATGCGCTACATTTGCAAGGAGAATTCTGCAG GGCGCTACTTGGGAATGACCATTCCTGTCATGAATGAGATCCAGATGTTGCAGGATGGGAAGGGCTTCATGAAAGATATCTTGACCGCGTATTACCTTCCGGCAGAGTTCCAGGACGACCCCCCGGTGCCCACAGACTCTGAGATCGCCATTGTGCAGAGAGAGTCTATCCGAGTCCTCAGCAG GGTGTTCTACGGGACGACCACCGAGGAGACCATTTCCAGGCAGATCAGCTTGCTGTGGGAGCTGCTGGGGTCCACGGACGACTTCCACAGGGACGTCTACATGGTGGCAGTGTACCAGAACCCCGGTGTGCCCTGCCGGAGAAACGAGATCTGGTTTATCCGCCGCGACCCATAG
- the soul4 gene encoding heme-binding protein soul4 isoform X3 translates to MSKLLSVSVSKVSCRSPGMARITFEDLAALDDEQLDDDDVAQNNPEPMAEEEQERLFAHWQAVASTHQVSLPQEMSGPIQQMTRQNQAQEQEQVPYVPVSRHEKLEEVQYEERVYPAGKWACITKGEDMYEQSISMGFMKLMRYICKENSAEFQDDPPVPTDSEIAIVQRESIRVLSRVFYGTTTEETISRQISLLWELLGSTDDFHRDVYMVAVYQNPGVPCRRNEIWFIRRDP, encoded by the exons ATGTCCAAACTCTTATCCGTGTCTGTGTCGAAGGTGTCCTGCAGATCCCCGGGAATGGCACGCATCACATTCGAGGACCTCGCCGCGTTGGACGACGAACAgctggatgatgatgatgtcgCGCAGAACAATCCTGAGCCAATGGccgaggaggagcaggagagaCTGTTTGCTCATTGGCAGGCTGTGGCCAGCACACACCAAGTATCCCTCCCACAAG agATGTCTGGTCCGATTCAGCAGATGACAAGACAAAACCAAGCACAAGAGCAAGAGCAAGTTCCTTATGTGCCGGTATCTCGGCATGAAAAG CTGGAGGAAGTGCAGTATGAGGAGAGGGTGTATCCAGCTGGAAAGTGGGCCTGTATCACCAAGGGAGAGGACATGTATGAGCAGAGCATTTCTATGGGCTTCATGAAACTCATGCGCTACATTTGCAAGGAGAATTCTGCAG AGTTCCAGGACGACCCCCCGGTGCCCACAGACTCTGAGATCGCCATTGTGCAGAGAGAGTCTATCCGAGTCCTCAGCAG GGTGTTCTACGGGACGACCACCGAGGAGACCATTTCCAGGCAGATCAGCTTGCTGTGGGAGCTGCTGGGGTCCACGGACGACTTCCACAGGGACGTCTACATGGTGGCAGTGTACCAGAACCCCGGTGTGCCCTGCCGGAGAAACGAGATCTGGTTTATCCGCCGCGACCCATAG
- the soul4 gene encoding heme-binding protein soul4 isoform X2: MARITFEDLAALDDEQLDDDDVAQNNPEPMAEEEQERLFAHWQAVASTHQVSLPQEMSGPIQQMTRQNQAQEQEQVPYVPVSRHEKLEEVQYEERVYPAGKWACITKGEDMYEQSISMGFMKLMRYICKENSAGRYLGMTIPVMNEIQMLQDGKGFMKDILTAYYLPAEFQDDPPVPTDSEIAIVQRESIRVLSRVFYGTTTEETISRQISLLWELLGSTDDFHRDVYMVAVYQNPGVPCRRNEIWFIRRDP, from the exons ATGGCACGCATCACATTCGAGGACCTCGCCGCGTTGGACGACGAACAgctggatgatgatgatgtcgCGCAGAACAATCCTGAGCCAATGGccgaggaggagcaggagagaCTGTTTGCTCATTGGCAGGCTGTGGCCAGCACACACCAAGTATCCCTCCCACAAG agATGTCTGGTCCGATTCAGCAGATGACAAGACAAAACCAAGCACAAGAGCAAGAGCAAGTTCCTTATGTGCCGGTATCTCGGCATGAAAAG CTGGAGGAAGTGCAGTATGAGGAGAGGGTGTATCCAGCTGGAAAGTGGGCCTGTATCACCAAGGGAGAGGACATGTATGAGCAGAGCATTTCTATGGGCTTCATGAAACTCATGCGCTACATTTGCAAGGAGAATTCTGCAG GGCGCTACTTGGGAATGACCATTCCTGTCATGAATGAGATCCAGATGTTGCAGGATGGGAAGGGCTTCATGAAAGATATCTTGACCGCGTATTACCTTCCGGCAGAGTTCCAGGACGACCCCCCGGTGCCCACAGACTCTGAGATCGCCATTGTGCAGAGAGAGTCTATCCGAGTCCTCAGCAG GGTGTTCTACGGGACGACCACCGAGGAGACCATTTCCAGGCAGATCAGCTTGCTGTGGGAGCTGCTGGGGTCCACGGACGACTTCCACAGGGACGTCTACATGGTGGCAGTGTACCAGAACCCCGGTGTGCCCTGCCGGAGAAACGAGATCTGGTTTATCCGCCGCGACCCATAG